A part of Oncorhynchus masou masou isolate Uvic2021 chromosome 30, UVic_Omas_1.1, whole genome shotgun sequence genomic DNA contains:
- the LOC135523199 gene encoding class E basic helix-loop-helix protein 22-like, translating to MDRRMNLNGPGDIFHKTLSAVSNRKMDSFRSAAGVNLPGSRDRQSPISCFDQTDSDPIQPGGLAGGRGGPLGLPTGSLCVKFGESSNRTSAAESSGGEQSQDDDSDGRCEMVLLADGRTVAAGKPEGGKKNKEQKTLRLNINARERRRMHDLNDALDELRSVIPYAHSPSVRKLSKIATLLLAKNYILMQAQALEEMRRLVAYLNQGQAISAASIPATTALAAPGLPGLSAGISAYDQPPVYPFTTGLAGSSCPDKCVLFNNVTSSLFKQCTDKP from the coding sequence ATGGACAGGAGAATGAACTTGAACGGACCGGGAGATATTTTCCACAAAACACTCAGTGCTGTCTCCAACAGAAAGATGGACTCCTTCAGGTCAGCGGCTGGTGTTAACCTGCCGGGGTCCAGGGACCGCCAGTCACCGATCAGCTGTTTCGACCAGACCGACTCAGACCCAATTCAACCCGGTGGACTGGCTGGCGGTCGAGGGGGACCGCTGGGTCTGCCGACCGGATCTTTGTGCGTCAAGTTCGGCGAGAGCAGCAACAGGACCTCGGCGGCCGAGAGCAGTGGCGGAGAGCAGAGCCAGGACGATGACAGCGACGGCAGATGTGAGATGGTCCTCCTGGCCGATGGGAGAACGGTGGCCGCCGGTAAACCGGAGGGAGGTAAGAAAAATAAAGAGCAGAAAACACTCAGACTAAACATCAACGCGCGGGAGAGACGAAGGATGCACGACCTGAACGATGCGCTGGACGAGCTGCGCTCTGTCATCCCATACGCGCACAGTCCCTCAGTGCGGAAACTCTCCAAAATCGCCACTTTGCTACTCGCCAAAAACTACATCCTCATGCAGGCGCAGGCTCTGGAAGAGATGAGGAGGCTGGTGGCCTATCTGAACCAGGGTCAGGCCATCTCAGCGGCGTCCATACCCGCCACAACGGCCCTTGCTGCTCCGGGTCTACCGGGTCTGAGCGCGGGGATAAGTGCGTACGACCAGCCGCCTGTGTACCCCTTCACCACCGGTTTGGCCGGGTCTTCCTGCCCCGACAAATGTGTCCTTTTCAACAACGTCACTTCGAGCCTGTTTAAACAATGCACTGACAAGCCTTAA